The sequence GGCGGGCCGCGCGAGGACCCCGTGAAGCAGGGCGAGGAGGTCGGCGGCAGTGCCGTCCTTGTCGAGCAGGACGGCGGCGAACTCGTCCCCGCCGAGCCGCCCGCACACCCCGTCCGCTCCGGTCGCGTGAGCGAGACGACGGGCGACCGAGGCAAGCAACGCGTCCCCGGCGGCGTGGCCGTGGGTGTCGTTGATCTGCTTGAAGTGGTCGACGTCCGCGAGGACGACGACGGCCCGCTTGTCACGGAGCAGACGGCGCGCCTTGCGGGTGAAGGCGTCCCGCGTCCACAGCCCGGTGAGCGGGTCACGGCGCGCGCGCCGCAGGCCGCGCCGCAGGAGCGCGACGTGGACAGCCCATCCGGTGAGCGGCACGAGGGCGAGGAGGTCGAGGGCGTTCACGCGGCGACCGCCTCGCGCTCCTCGGCGCCCGCCTCGTCCTCGTCCTCCCGTACGGACGTGTCCTCGGTGGGCGCCTGTACGGGGGGCTGCGCGGCGCGTTCGGCGCGCAGGGTGTCGCGGACCGTGCGGGAGGCGGCGGCCGAGCAGTGCAGCTCACGGCGCAGCGCGTCGGCGGTGAGC comes from Streptomyces sp. Tu6071 and encodes:
- a CDS encoding GGDEF domain-containing protein, producing the protein MNALDLLALVPLTGWAVHVALLRRGLRRARRDPLTGLWTRDAFTRKARRLLRDKRAVVVLADVDHFKQINDTHGHAAGDALLASVARRLAHATGADGVCGRLGGDEFAAVLLDKDGTAADLLALLHGVLARPAEGQPAEVATTVSLGWVRAAEHPGTDLSGLLGRADEAMYEAKRAAHGLVRAPLGRRLWQGLTSRRSGRRNTAGVAA